CTTGATCTGGTTGCTGCGGACAATCTCCTCTGCCATATAGTTCAGCGTAGAGGCCAGCTCCCCGATCTCGTATTTGTAATTCCCTTTGATACGGGTCGTGAACTTGCCCCTGGCCATCTGGGCCGATACTGCCGTAATAATGTTCAGCGGCCGCACAATAGAATTGGCAAGCCCGAAGCTGAGCACGAGCACAATGGACAATACCGCCACCATGATGCCGATGGATACCAGTGTCAGATTAACCAGATCGGCATTAATTCCCTCCATGGAGGTCACATACCGCAGAATATACGTATCATGAGCGTTAATCTGCACCATTTTGGAGACGGCCATCACGCTCTCATTGGTGCCGGCCTGGCGGCCAACCCAGCGCCCGATACTGCCGCCGACAGCCTCGGGAACATCACTTGTCGTAATCGTCCGGTCCGGCTGGAAGCCGGTGGAACTGGTTAGAATGTCTCCCTTGAGGGTCAGAATCTCAAGCTCGGTATTTTCCAGATTGAAGTACTTCAGCATTCCCTGCAGTTGGTTCCCCGACGGCTCATTCGAGAACTTCGCAAAGTTCTCGGCCACACTGATATAGGTTGTTATCTTGCTGTAGATGCTGTCATAATAATACGTGCGGATCGCCAGCAAAATAATCGTCTCAACGAGGAGAAGCGCCACAAAGACTACGAGAATATAGTGCAGTACAATCTGTCTGCGCATCCCCTTCTTGATCATTGGGCTTGGCCCTTCCATTTATATCCGTGACCCCATACGGTCTGCAGGTATTCCGGCTCGGACGGATTATTCTCGATCTTCTGGCGCAGGCGGCGGATATTCACATCAACAATCTTGGGATCGCCCATATATTCCTTGCCCCACACATGGTCGAGCAGCGAGTCACGGCTGAGCGGCGTATTCTCCTTCTCCAGGAAGAACTGCACCAGCGAGAACTCCGTGGGCGTCAGCTCAATCGCCTCCCCGCTCCGCTTGAATTGCTTGGAGATCAGATCCAGCGTGAACGGTCCCGAATGGAAGGATACCTTGGCCGCCTGCTCGCGGTGAACATTCACCCGGCGCAGCAGCGACTGGATCCGGGCAATCAGCTCGGTTGGGCTGAACGGCTTGCTGACATGATCATCCGCTCCTACCGACAGGGCATAGACCTTATCCTGCTCCTGAACCTTGGCCGTGAGGAAAATAATCCCCAGCCGCTCATTGGTCTCGCGGATGCGTCTGCACACTTCAAAGCCGTCGATGCCGGGAACCATGACGTCCAGCAGGGCGATATCAATATCATGGATGGTTGTCAGCTTATGCAGCGCCTCATTGCCGTCTGCCGCCTCCAGCACTTCAAAACCGTTGCGTTTGAGATTAATGACAATAAAACTGCGGATGGATTCTTCATCCTCCAGTATCAGTACCTTACTCATCGATTCCCTTCCTTTCAATAGAGGATTTGATTCGTCCATCCTCTTCTGCGATGGTATTCTGTTCCAGTTCCCCCCGGTATCCGATCATCTTGTCCAAATCACGGCCGAGCAGCTTCCAGCCGGAATTCTTCACCCGGTCCCACTCCGCTGCTGAGAAGAACGAGACCTCGGCAACGGTCTCCCCGGTATCCGACATAATAAACTTGAGCGATTTATTCAGCACGGACTTGGTGTCTACAGTTACGCGCTGCTGCCATTCGGGAGCAAAATTAATGGTGAACCGGTCCAGCGGATCATTATACAGTTGGGTGCTGAAGGTCAGCCCCTCTTTGCCGTCCCATTTATAATAAGAGTTGAAGTAAGGAATCGTCTCAGGGTCGAAATACTCCCAGCCTTTGGGCGGAACCAGCAGGCCAATCTCGATAATGCCGTCCTGATCGATATCCTCGCTGACAATTTTCCGGTCTTTGAACGTCCGGTCATTCCCCGAAACGGCAACGCGCAGCTTGTTATTCTCCATTACCACAAGGGTAGTATAGGCGGAATGGGAGTCAACTGCAGAATCCAAGACTATACCTTCTTTGTTCGCAGCTACTTTTCCTGAGACAATATTGTAATAACTGCTGAAATACGGGTCCAGATTATCAAGCTCATCCAGCACCTTGAAGCTGTCCTTATACTGGTAAGTAGTTAAGGTTGCGAATTCATTGCGTCTAAAGTAAACAAGGGTTATATCCGGAATCCCGTCCTCGTTTAGATCATCGATGATGTATTCTGTGTACGGCTTGGTCAGAATCTCCTCCAGTGCCCCGCCGGAATAGCTGTAGACCACCATGCCCTTCTCTTCGCCGCGGGAGTAACCGGCCACAATATTCAGCTTGCCGTCGCCTGTCACATCCTTCAGCTCGACAGAATCCAGATTCATGCCGTCACCGTCGAAGACGAGCTTCTTCACCCAGGCATCCTTCTGCTTCTCCAGGATCATGCCGTGGATAACCACAGCCTCGTTCTCCGTCCTATAGAAGACCAGAGTCTCCATGATGCCGTCCTTGTCCAGATCCTCTGTAAAAATCGAGCTGTCATCATCATTGGTCGGACGGATCAGCGTGCCATCCATCGCCTTCAGCGAGGAATTGATCGCTGCCATCAGCGATGCCTTGTCGGCGGGCAGCTGCGGCACCCTCATCTGGGAGACCGGATCACTGAGGAAGGTACAGCCCGACAGGGCCAGCAGCGACAGAACGGCAACAGCCAATCCTCCGAGTAACCGTATATTAAGCTTCATGAACCTCTCCTTACTGAACGCCCGGCCCGGTTCACAGGTGCAGCCGCTCCTGCGAGGTCAGGCGGCGTCCCTTGACATCATGCTTGATTCTTCCATCCTCCAGTACCCACAGCCTAGTGGCGAACCGTTCGGCCAGCTCGATCGGCAGCACGGTCAGAACGATCAGGCCGGTCTCCTTGCATAATCCACGCAGGGTCTCCAGCACGTTCTCCGCACTCTTCGGGTCCAGGCCGGTGACCGGCTCATCGGCGAGAATGACCTTCGCGCCGTGAACGAGCGCGCGGGCAATCGCCACCCGCTGGCGCTCGCCGCCGCTGAGCTGGCCGGCCTTCAGCTTCGCCTTGTCCAGCAGGCCGAGCAGCTCCAGCTGGTCCATGGCGCCCATATAATCATCGGAGCGGACCATGCCCGTAACCATCCGCCACAGCGGTGTCTGTGCCGCTTGTCCGATCAGCACATTCTTCAGTGCGGTCCGGTTCGGATTCAGCTCCGCGTTCTGCTCCAGATAGGCCCATTCCCGGCTGATCTTGCGTTTGCCGGTGAAGGGGCTCTTCATAATATCGCTGCCGTCTACCCGGAAGTTCCCCCGGTCCCACTTCTCCCGCAGGGCCAGGCACTTCAGAAGTGTCGATTTGCCGCTTCCGCTCGCTCCGAGCAGGGCCACAAATTCCCCGGGCTCCAATTGAAAACTGATATCCTGTAATACCGGTGCTTTATCTTCCCCGACCGCTTTGGCCAAATGTTCAACTGTAATCATAGGTCAGCCTCTCCTGTCTTCGACTATACTCTATAGTGTACTCTGAAAGCGGGATCAAATTCCATGCGAGCACTCGTTCTTATCTTACCTCAAATCGTCTTCCGTGGCGAGAATAATAACCCGGCCAGTCCGAACAGAATATACAGACCGCCCATTACGGCAAAGACACTTCCGCCCCAGCCGAACTGCAGCAGCAGGCCGCCGATGCCAGGGCCCGCAATACTGCCAAGGCTATAATGGAAAGAAGACACAACATTGGCTGCGGGCAGCAGGTTGCGCGGCAGGATATCAGCGGCATAGCTCAGGCCAAGCGAGAAAAACGAGCCGACCAGTCCCCCGGACACCATCAGCAGCACCAGCGTCAGCCAGAAATGGCCGCCCGCCAGCGGCAGCAGCACGAAGGCCAGGCCGCCGCCTGTCCCAGCGCTGATCAGGATGGCCTTGCGGCCGTAGCGGTCGCTCCAGATGCCGAGCGGCAGCTGGAGCAATAGACCCCCGATGCCCGCGAACGGCAGCAGCGCGGCAATCTGGTCGGCGCTGAAGCCGGTGCGCAGACCATACACCGGGAAGCTGCTGTTGAGGCTGGCTTCCATATAGCCGTACAGCAGCGCCGGAATCAGCGCATACCAGGCAAGCCGGTAGCTGCGGGCGAACCGGCTCGCCTGCCCTTCGCTGTGGTCCATCGCTTCCGGGCGGGAATCCGGCAGCTTCCAGCCGACCAGGAGCAGCGCCAGCACGAACAGCAGCGCGGTGATCAGGAACGGGGCGGCCTGTCCGAACCGCAGCAGGCTGATGCCCAGCGGCCCCAGGCTGAAGCCGAGGCCATAGGACATCCCGTAGAGCGAGAGATTCCGCCCCCGGTGCTCCGCCGGTGTCATCAGCAGCACCCAGAGCTGGGCGGCGTAGTTCACGGCAGAGTCGCCGATGCCGACCAAGAGGCGCAGCACGAACCAGATTTTGACGCCGGGCAGCAGCGGGAACAGCACCAGAGAGGCCAGCACCAGCGCGAGGCCTGCGGCCATCAGCTTCTTGAAGCCGATAGCGCCCAGCACCCGTTCGGCAACCAGGGTCATGGCGAAGGAGCCTACATAGAGCGCGGCTGCATTCAGCCCGTTCAGCGAAGAGGAGATTCCCTGCTGCTCCAGCAGAATCGACAGGACCGGCAGCAGCATTCCCTGGCTCAGTCCGGCGAGAATAATGACAGTAATTAAGATTAGATAGTTCGTTCTGCCGCTGTCCTTCAGCGGCCTAGTACTTGTAAGTGGCACGAATACATCCTCCTGTGTACAGCTGCGGTGAACAGAATCCTTACGTCCATAGGCAAACACGGAACATTATAGTGGACAACCTTCTTCAAAACAAGAGATAATATATAGAAGTGACTGATTGATGGAGGTGACCGGCCTGATGAAATATGAACTCGAAATTGATGTTTCCCCTGTATATGAACTGCTCGACAGCTTCATGTTATATGTGACCAAGAAATGGACCTCCAACCTGGAGATCGGCACCGACTGGATCCGGGAGGTGGACGGCCGCTTCACCCCGCAGCAGCTGGCTGCATTAAGGCAGGCGGCCGAATGGCCTTTTGACGATTACGATGTGCTCTATGCCTGGGCCTACAGCCGGGGGGAAGCGTCCAAGGTGACACAGTTCCTGAATGAGCTGGAAGTCTCCTCCCTGGAGGAATGCCTGGCGCGGACCGAGCCTTTTTTCCATAACTTCTCTGCTGAAGAATGCGCCCGGATTAAGCACGGATATACACCGCTGCTGCGGTTATGGTATGAGCACTATTTCCGCCATGTGGAGCATACTATTCTGCCGCTACTGATCGAAGACGCCTCGGAGAAAAAGATACTGGAGAGCAAAATGGACATGGTCCCGCTGATTGAATATGCCTCTGGAGGCATTGTCATCGAGGACATTCCGGAACTTAAAACCATTGTCCTGCTGCCGACGGTCCATAACCGTCCGATCAATACCTACTGCTTCTACAAGCATATGATGCTGGTACAATATCCGGTGGATGTCCCCTCAGAGAATGAGGAAGAGCCGCCGATGGTACTGCTCCGCCTGACCCAGGCGCTCTCTGACCCGACCCGGCTGAAGCTGCTGCGCTTCGTGGCGGGCGAGCCGAAGTCGCTGTGGGACATGCAGTCTGAGCTGAACCAGTCCCGGGAGATGCTGATGCACCATCTGCTCAGTCTGCGCGTCGCAGGGCTGCTGCGGGTGCATCTGCGCGGTGAAGGCACCGAACGCTACAGCATCCGGCCGGACGGGGCCTCCGAGCTCCAGATGTTCCTGGAGTCCTACATCCGCATCTAACGACTAACTATAGGAGTGAGCCTCATGAAATACTTGCCGCAACAAATCATCTTCGATCTGGACGACACACTGGTGCACTGCAATAAATATTTCGATCTCATTCTGGGGCGCTATTTCGAGCTTATGAACGGCTGGTTCAGCGCTTACGGCCCCTCGATGAGTGAATTCCGCAGCAAGCAGGTTGAAATCGACGTGGAGACCGTCAGCACCAGCGGGCTGGCCAGTGATAATTTCCCGAAATCCCTGATTGCTACCTACCGCTACTTCTGCGGCAAATATAACCGTAAGCCTGACGCTCTTGAAGAGCAGCAGCTGATGAAGCTGGGCATGAGCGTGTATGACCAGGAGGTCGAAGCCTATCCCGGGATGGTCGAGACGCTCGATACACTGAAGCAGGACGGGCATTCCCTCTACCTGTATACCGGCGGCGATGACGCCATCCAGCAGCGCAAAATCGCCCAGATGAAGCTGGACGAATACTTCGATGACCGGATCTATATCCGCCAGCACAAAAATGTGGAATCTCTGGAGCAGATTCTGAATACTTACCATTTCGACCGGAGCATCACCTGGATGATCGGCAACTCCCTGCGGACCGATGTGCTTCCCGCCCTGACGGCCGGCATCAACAGCATCTATCTGAAGCAGCAGAACGAATGGCTCTACAATCTGGTTGAGCTTCAGCGCGAAATGCAGCAGTCGGTCATGACCATCTCCGCCATTAACGAGGTTCCTCCGGTCATCCGCATGGCCGCCCTGCGCGAGCATCACGGCTGAGCAGCCGGAGCAGTGTTGTTACAAATGGCATAGGCAGCCTGCCGCGGTATGTTTATACTATTGGAGTAGATTTCCATATCGCGCAGGAGGCTCCTTCATGAACAAACCCAAGCAATCCGGAAATACCAAGGGGAACGGGCGGCTGCTCCCTATGCTGCTTGCCGTCATTGTTGTACTGCTGACCCTGATTCTGGTCTTCGTTCTGACCGGCAGCAAGTCCTCAGGCACGGCTGAGCTGGACAACCTTCCGAATTACACCGATGTGAAAGGCAAGATTGTAGTGGACGGGCTGAAATACGAGAAGCAGCCGCGTCTGGGCAGCGATGAGGCCAAGGTGAAGGTGATTGAATTCGCCGATTTCAAATGCCCGGCCTGCAAAAACTGGACAGACACCTATCTGGATACCTTCATTAAGGATTATGTAGACACCGGCAGAGCCCAGCTCTATTTCATGAATTTCGCCTTCATTGACCGGGATTCCTATCTCGCGGCCAGTGCCGGAGAAGCTATCTACAGACAGAGCAACGAGAAGTTCTGGGAATACCTGCACAAGCTCTACGCCAATCAGGGCGATGAGAGCAAGATCTGGGCCACCCAGAAGTTCATCCTCGGATTCGTGAAGGACAATATTGACGGCATTGACTACGAACAATTCAAGCAGGATCTGAAGAATCACACATATATGTACGATGTTAAGGAAGACTTCAAGATCGCCGGCGCCTACGGCGTGAACGGTACACCGAAGTTCATGGTGAACGGCGTGCTGCTGCCGGATTCCTCATATGAGGGACTAAGCGCCGCAATTGAAGCAGCCTTAAGCGCTGCACCATGATTGGACGAAGCGCCCCGCCGGGAAGAACCTGGCGGGGCGCTTCGTTATGTTACTCCACTGCGAGCTGGCCGGTGTCCGGGTTCTCCAGCACCAGCTTGCCTTCATACGGCTCGCCGTCCGCCCCGGTCAGCTTCAGCTTGCCGGTCCGGCCCTTCTCAATCAGGGCCTTCACCTGGGAATCGGTAAGCGTCCGGCCGTGGTTCTCCTTCCAGATAACGAAGGCGCAACCCTCCTTATAATGGGAGCAGCCGTAGCCCTTGCGGCCCATGAAGATCATGCCGCCGCAGCCCGGGCGCGGGCAGCTGCCGATGATCTTCGGCCCATCCGATGCGGCCGGTGCACTGCGCTTGCGTGAAGCTGCCCGCTTATCGGCGGCGGCCTGGCGCTCGCCCGTCTTGCGCGGTGCAGCCGCCGCGCTCCGTCCCTTGCCCCCGCTGCCCTTCGCCGGGGTGTCCCCCTCGAAGGAGGTTTTGGCTGCCCGTGACTGGACGCGGACCTTATCCACAATCATGGAGGCGAACCGCTTCACGTTCTCCATGAACTGGCCGTCCGCTGCAGTGCCGCGCGCGATTTCGTTCAGGCGGCGCTCCCACTGCCCGGTCATCTCCGGGGAGGTCAGCAGCTCCACACCGGCTCCGCGGATCAGCTCAATCGCCGTCCGGCCCTTTTGGGTGATGGCGATTTTTTTACCCTGCATCTCCACATAGCCGACATTCTTCAGCCGCTCAATCGTGGCCGCACGTGTCGCCGGAGTGCCCAGCCCCGAGTCCTTCATGGCATCGCGCAGCTCCTCATCCTCAATCTGCTTGCCCGCGCTCTCCATCGCCTTCAGCAGGGTTCCTTCCGTATAATGCTTAGGAGGCTGGGTATCCTTCTCCTTCACGACGGCATCGCTGCAGAGAACATCACCGCCGGCATCAATCGAGAACGGCTCATTGACCTCCAGCTCCTCTTCTTCCTCGTCCTCCTTGCCCTTGCCTTTGGCCTTGGGCTTGTCCTTCTTCTGGTCCGCGTAGATTACCTTCCAGCCGAGGCTGAGCAGCTCCTTGACGGTTGTCTTGAACTTCTCCTCCTCCACCTCGGTAATTACCGTATGTACCTTGTATTCGGCAGCTGGATAGAACTGGGCGAGGAAGCGGCGGACGATCAGGTCAAACAGCTTGGCTTCGTCTGTGCTCAGCCCGTTCGCTTTGCGCCCTGTCGGCAGAATGGCATGGTGATCCTCTACCTTGGACGGATTGCAGATGAACTTATTGCCGGTATGAACCAGGCTGCGGTTCGCCCCCTTGACCCATTCGTCATACTGCGTCCCCTGCAGGGACGACAGCGTCTTGTGCATCTGGGGAATGTTCTGCTCCGTGACATAGTTGGAGTTGGTACGCGGGTATGAGATCACCTTATGCTTCTCGTAGAGCGCCTGGGCGAGATCGAGCGTTTTTTTGGCCGAGAAGGCGTATTTCCCGTTCGCTTCACGCTGCAGCAGCGTCAAATCGTACAGCTTGTTCGGATATTCCTTAGTCTCTTTCACCTCATAGCTGCCAATTCTCGCCGGCTTGCCCTTGACCTTATTCGCAAGCGCCTCAGCCTTGGCAGAATCCGTTAACCGGTCCCCCTGCCACATGCCCTTGTAGGTCAGCTCTTTCTGGGTGAAATGGCCCTCCACCTCAAAGAACTTCAGCGATGAGAACGCCTCAATCGTCTTCTGCCGGTCATAGATCAGCGCAAGAACCGGGGTCTGAACCCGGCCTACAGAGAGCAGAACATTATGTCTGGTGGTAAAAGCGCGCGACCCGTTCATCCCGATCAGCCAGTCGGCTTCACTGCGGGCTCTGGCCGCTTTGGTCAGATTCTCGTATTCCGAGCCGTCCTTCAGCTCCTGGAAGCCCTTGCGGATCGTCTCCGGCGTCAGGTCGGAGATCCACAGCCGCTTCACCGGCTGGCTCAGCTTCAAATGGCGCTGGATCAGCGAGAAAATATGCTGGCCCTCCCGCCCGGCATCGCAGGAATTGACCAGCAGATCGCTGCGCTTCGCCAGCTCGCCGATCACCTTGAGCTGATCCAGCGTACGTGCATTCGGCACCAGCTTGAACTGCTCCGGGATAATCGGCAGATCGTTGATGTTCCATTTCTTGTATTTGGCATCATAGGCTTCCGGCTCGGCCAGGCCGATCAGATGGCCGATGGCCCAGGTGATGATGTACTGCTCCCCTTCCAGATAGGATCGGTAATTTTTGGCCTTCGGTTCTATTGCGGCGGCGATATTCCGCCCCATGTCCGGTTTCTCCGCAATAATGAGTGTCTTCAAAAATAATCGCTCCTTACCCTTGGTTACATGAAAAATATGTCCAGTATTCTATTATACCATTTTCCCGGCCGGAAGAGGACTTTGCATATGAACCCGGGGATCTACGGGCGGAAAATTACCATCAGCACAATCAGCACCAGCGTCAGCAGGCCGAACAGCTCCAGCACATCTTCCCGGGACCAATGTCTGCGGAAGAAGACGATTGCCGGCTGGGCCAGCGCCGCCCCCATATACAGGATGTTCAGCAGCAGGCCAAAGGCCAGTACCGAGAACACCGGGGTATCAGACTGCGTCGCTCCGGTAATGGTAACAAGTATTATGACCGCTGTCACCAGATAGAGCAGACACCGGAAAAAGATAATCCACGGCCCGGTCTTCGCCGGGCGGGGCTCTGGCGGAGCCTCCTTCTCCCTCTCCCTCCTCTGTTCCTCCAGCAGACGCCGGATTTCATCGGGATGCTCCTTCCTCATCTGCTGCATCCGCCTGAAGTTCTCCACCCGGCGGCTTAAGCGTCGCAACATGCTGTTTCCTCCTCTCTTAAGCTCTAAATCGGCTCACCCGCCGTACAGCCTCTTCCAGCTCAATCACTTCCTTGCTGCCCGACCGGCGGTCCAGGTATTCCAGCTTCTGCTCAGCAGCCTGCTTGCCAGCCACTAGAACAACCGGAATGCCAAGCAGGCCGGCATCCTTGAATTTCACTCCCGCACGCTCATCGCGGTCATCCAGCAGGGTATCGATGCCTAGAGCGCTCAGCTGTGTGTATAAAGCCTCGGCCAGCTCCCGCTGAGCTTCTTCCTTGACCGACATCACCAGGATATGCACGTTGTACGGAGCAATCGCCTCCGGCCAGATCAGGCCCTGCTCATCCTGGTTCTGCTCGGCCACCGCAGACAGCAGCCGGGAAATGCCGATTCCATAGCAGCCCATGACCACCGGCTGGCTGCGTCCGGCGGCATCGAGATAGCTCGCGCCCAGCTTCTCGCTGTACACCGTGCCAAGCTCGAAGACATGGCCCACCTCAATGCCCTGGCAGCGTTCAAGGGAGCCTGCTCCGCACTGCGGGCAGGCCTCTGCTTCAGCCACCTCCAGGTTCGCAGCATATCCGCAGTGCGGGCAGATTAGCAGCGTATCTTCACCAGCCTCACACAGCGCCATGAACTCATGATTGCGCCCTTTGCCGCCGATCGCTCCCGCATCGGCCAGCACAGCCTTATACGTCAGGCCGCAACGGCTGAAGATCCGCTCATAAGCCTGGTACATCCGTTCATAAGCCTGGCCGAGCCCCTCCCAGCCTGTGTCGAACGAATACGCATCCTTCATCAGGAACTCCCTGCCCCGCAGCAGCCCTGAACGCGGCCGGCGTTCATCGCGGAATTTCGTCTGAATCTGGAACACGGTGACCGGAAGTCTGCGGTAGGTGCTGATCTCGCCCCGTACGAGCGCCGTCACCACCTCTTCATGTGTCGGCCCCAGCACGAACTCCCGTTCATGACGGTCCTTAAGCTTCATCAGCTCTTTGCCGTAGACGTCATAACGTGCGGACTCTTGCCAGAGCTCGGCAGGCTGCAGCGAAGGCATCAGCACCTCCTGGGCACCGGAGCCTTCCATTTCCTGGCGGACCATCATCTCCAGCTTGCGCAGGACCCGCCGCCCGAGGGGCATATAAGTATATACCCCGGCAGCCACCTGACGGATATATCCGGCGCGGAGCAACAGCTGGTGACTCCTTGTTTCAGCTTCCGCAGGAGCTTCGCGGAGCGTGGTGACGAACAGTTGACTTTGGCGCATACCGATCGACCTCTTTCTTCAGACTAAGTGTATTCAGCTTCATGATTCCGCAATGCATACAACGCCAAAAAGACACATCCGTCAGGGACGAATGTGCCGTGTTACCACCCTGTTTCAACCGCCCGGCCCTAAGGCCTTGCAGTTCTCTAATCCGAAATAACGGCCGGAGCCGGCAAGCTTAGAATAATGGCATACTGCTTACTAAGCTGCAGCTTTCAAGGCAGGGTATGCTCCATCCGCACTTGAGGGACCTTTCAGCCGGTGAATCCCCTCTCTGTTCCGGCAGTTACAGGAAACATAGATCCTTGGTCAACACTATTGACGTTATAAATATTGATTCCTAATCTATCCGATATTTGGGCGTTCGTCAAGTAGCTTCCACACAAAAAGCCGCTACACCAGCAATTGCCGGGTAACGGCTTCCTTGATACTGATGCAGAAGTTCCTTATGCTTCTTAAGGCAGCACAGTGGTTCCCATCAGGTATTTGTCTAC
This region of Paenibacillus sp. FSL K6-1096 genomic DNA includes:
- a CDS encoding HAD hydrolase-like protein; this translates as MKYLPQQIIFDLDDTLVHCNKYFDLILGRYFELMNGWFSAYGPSMSEFRSKQVEIDVETVSTSGLASDNFPKSLIATYRYFCGKYNRKPDALEEQQLMKLGMSVYDQEVEAYPGMVETLDTLKQDGHSLYLYTGGDDAIQQRKIAQMKLDEYFDDRIYIRQHKNVESLEQILNTYHFDRSITWMIGNSLRTDVLPALTAGINSIYLKQQNEWLYNLVELQREMQQSVMTISAINEVPPVIRMAALREHHG
- a CDS encoding thioredoxin domain-containing protein, encoding MNKPKQSGNTKGNGRLLPMLLAVIVVLLTLILVFVLTGSKSSGTAELDNLPNYTDVKGKIVVDGLKYEKQPRLGSDEAKVKVIEFADFKCPACKNWTDTYLDTFIKDYVDTGRAQLYFMNFAFIDRDSYLAASAGEAIYRQSNEKFWEYLHKLYANQGDESKIWATQKFILGFVKDNIDGIDYEQFKQDLKNHTYMYDVKEDFKIAGAYGVNGTPKFMVNGVLLPDSSYEGLSAAIEAALSAAP
- a CDS encoding MFS transporter; translation: MLLPVLSILLEQQGISSSLNGLNAAALYVGSFAMTLVAERVLGAIGFKKLMAAGLALVLASLVLFPLLPGVKIWFVLRLLVGIGDSAVNYAAQLWVLLMTPAEHRGRNLSLYGMSYGLGFSLGPLGISLLRFGQAAPFLITALLFVLALLLVGWKLPDSRPEAMDHSEGQASRFARSYRLAWYALIPALLYGYMEASLNSSFPVYGLRTGFSADQIAALLPFAGIGGLLLQLPLGIWSDRYGRKAILISAGTGGGLAFVLLPLAGGHFWLTLVLLMVSGGLVGSFFSLGLSYAADILPRNLLPAANVVSSFHYSLGSIAGPGIGGLLLQFGWGGSVFAVMGGLYILFGLAGLLFSPRKTI
- a CDS encoding DNA topoisomerase 3; this translates as MKTLIIAEKPDMGRNIAAAIEPKAKNYRSYLEGEQYIITWAIGHLIGLAEPEAYDAKYKKWNINDLPIIPEQFKLVPNARTLDQLKVIGELAKRSDLLVNSCDAGREGQHIFSLIQRHLKLSQPVKRLWISDLTPETIRKGFQELKDGSEYENLTKAARARSEADWLIGMNGSRAFTTRHNVLLSVGRVQTPVLALIYDRQKTIEAFSSLKFFEVEGHFTQKELTYKGMWQGDRLTDSAKAEALANKVKGKPARIGSYEVKETKEYPNKLYDLTLLQREANGKYAFSAKKTLDLAQALYEKHKVISYPRTNSNYVTEQNIPQMHKTLSSLQGTQYDEWVKGANRSLVHTGNKFICNPSKVEDHHAILPTGRKANGLSTDEAKLFDLIVRRFLAQFYPAAEYKVHTVITEVEEEKFKTTVKELLSLGWKVIYADQKKDKPKAKGKGKEDEEEEELEVNEPFSIDAGGDVLCSDAVVKEKDTQPPKHYTEGTLLKAMESAGKQIEDEELRDAMKDSGLGTPATRAATIERLKNVGYVEMQGKKIAITQKGRTAIELIRGAGVELLTSPEMTGQWERRLNEIARGTAADGQFMENVKRFASMIVDKVRVQSRAAKTSFEGDTPAKGSGGKGRSAAAAPRKTGERQAAADKRAASRKRSAPAASDGPKIIGSCPRPGCGGMIFMGRKGYGCSHYKEGCAFVIWKENHGRTLTDSQVKALIEKGRTGKLKLTGADGEPYEGKLVLENPDTGQLAVE
- a CDS encoding ArsR family transcriptional regulator, with the translated sequence MKYELEIDVSPVYELLDSFMLYVTKKWTSNLEIGTDWIREVDGRFTPQQLAALRQAAEWPFDDYDVLYAWAYSRGEASKVTQFLNELEVSSLEECLARTEPFFHNFSAEECARIKHGYTPLLRLWYEHYFRHVEHTILPLLIEDASEKKILESKMDMVPLIEYASGGIVIEDIPELKTIVLLPTVHNRPINTYCFYKHMMLVQYPVDVPSENEEEPPMVLLRLTQALSDPTRLKLLRFVAGEPKSLWDMQSELNQSREMLMHHLLSLRVAGLLRVHLRGEGTERYSIRPDGASELQMFLESYIRI
- a CDS encoding response regulator transcription factor; the protein is MSKVLILEDEESIRSFIVINLKRNGFEVLEAADGNEALHKLTTIHDIDIALLDVMVPGIDGFEVCRRIRETNERLGIIFLTAKVQEQDKVYALSVGADDHVSKPFSPTELIARIQSLLRRVNVHREQAAKVSFHSGPFTLDLISKQFKRSGEAIELTPTEFSLVQFFLEKENTPLSRDSLLDHVWGKEYMGDPKIVDVNIRRLRQKIENNPSEPEYLQTVWGHGYKWKGQAQ
- a CDS encoding HAMP domain-containing sensor histidine kinase; translated protein: MIKKGMRRQIVLHYILVVFVALLLVETIILLAIRTYYYDSIYSKITTYISVAENFAKFSNEPSGNQLQGMLKYFNLENTELEILTLKGDILTSSTGFQPDRTITTSDVPEAVGGSIGRWVGRQAGTNESVMAVSKMVQINAHDTYILRYVTSMEGINADLVNLTLVSIGIMVAVLSIVLVLSFGLANSIVRPLNIITAVSAQMARGKFTTRIKGNYKYEIGELASTLNYMAEEIVRSNQIKDDFISSISHELRTPLTSIKGWSETLVSGGYDPEETKLGVGIISRESDRLIGLVEEILDFSKLQQNEMKLSLGRVDIKVLLQETLLNIWAKAEKKRIRLLLECEETLFTKGDANRLKQVFLNLVDNAVKFSPEDSSIVLLAERLSDTEMAVVVRDSGIGISPDHLSRVRDRFFQVDSLNGGTGLGLAISQQIVELHHGKLELDSELGKGTQVTVILPLDDSPETKA
- a CDS encoding ATP-binding cassette domain-containing protein, which translates into the protein MITVEHLAKAVGEDKAPVLQDISFQLEPGEFVALLGASGSGKSTLLKCLALREKWDRGNFRVDGSDIMKSPFTGKRKISREWAYLEQNAELNPNRTALKNVLIGQAAQTPLWRMVTGMVRSDDYMGAMDQLELLGLLDKAKLKAGQLSGGERQRVAIARALVHGAKVILADEPVTGLDPKSAENVLETLRGLCKETGLIVLTVLPIELAERFATRLWVLEDGRIKHDVKGRRLTSQERLHL
- the proS gene encoding proline--tRNA ligase, with the translated sequence MRQSQLFVTTLREAPAEAETRSHQLLLRAGYIRQVAAGVYTYMPLGRRVLRKLEMMVRQEMEGSGAQEVLMPSLQPAELWQESARYDVYGKELMKLKDRHEREFVLGPTHEEVVTALVRGEISTYRRLPVTVFQIQTKFRDERRPRSGLLRGREFLMKDAYSFDTGWEGLGQAYERMYQAYERIFSRCGLTYKAVLADAGAIGGKGRNHEFMALCEAGEDTLLICPHCGYAANLEVAEAEACPQCGAGSLERCQGIEVGHVFELGTVYSEKLGASYLDAAGRSQPVVMGCYGIGISRLLSAVAEQNQDEQGLIWPEAIAPYNVHILVMSVKEEAQRELAEALYTQLSALGIDTLLDDRDERAGVKFKDAGLLGIPVVLVAGKQAAEQKLEYLDRRSGSKEVIELEEAVRRVSRFRA